Genomic segment of Chiroxiphia lanceolata isolate bChiLan1 chromosome 18, bChiLan1.pri, whole genome shotgun sequence:
gtgctggtgcttctggtggtgctggtgctgctggtggtgctggtgctgagccCCCCGCGGGTGTGCGGGGCTGCGCTggagccggggccggggcagccccggagCGGGCAGTGGCTCTGGGGGGCGGccgggcgggcgctgccccTCTCCCGCGGGAAGAGGGACGATGGTGGGCAGGACCTCGGTGCCACCGCAGCCACACCAGGGCACAGTCACGCTGCCACCGCGCTGATCAGCAGTGACCAGCCCGAGGGCGGCTCTgtgccaccaccagcacccGGCACCAACGCCAGCCTGCTCTGGGTGCCAACCACAGCCGATCCCGTGGATGAGACTGATTCCCCTGATCCCGAACCGCTCCTGAGCtctgcaccaccagcagcagcgcCTGGCAGCAGCGTCAGCCCGCTCTGGGCACTCACAGTGTCAACCACAGCTGATCCCGTGGATGAGACCGACTCCCCCAATCCCGAccagctgctgagctctgcaccaCCGTCCCCCAGCACCAACGCCAGCCTGAACCAGGCACTCACAGTGCCAGCCACAGCCGCTCCCATGGATGAGACTGATTCTCCTGATCCCGACCAGCTGCTGGGGCCCGGCACATCGGCTGCCCCCCAAAGGAGCATCAGCACCACCCCCAGCTGGCTCACACCACCGGGCAAGGAGGGGACAGTGGCTGGTGGCACGGACAGCGCCTCCTCCACAGGGCCACCCTCaacagcccccccagccctcggCTCCACCACCACGGGGTACAGGAAAGTCAAGAAAGCCGGAGCTCCCCCTGCACCGACCCGTTCGGCCCCTGGGGACATGACACCGACGGGCACCGCGGTGCCCTGGGACCCCAGCGGGGTGATGGGCAAGTGCCTGCTGgccatcctgctgctggggctcgTGGCCGCCACCTTCCTGGTGAGCACGGGGGTGCTGGGGGCGCTGCTGTGGCGACGGGCGCGGACGGGGCACCGCCGGCTCAGCCGCACCGAGATGGTTTGTATCTCGTCCCTCTTGGCCGACGCCGAGGCGGCCGCGGGGCCCCGGCCTGTCCCCGCCCGACGGCACAAGCGGCTGCACGACGGCAGCGCCGAGCCCGACGGGGACAACCTGACTCTCAGCAGCTTCCTGCCGGAGCAGTCCTGAGCCCCGGGATGGGTCCTGCATCCCACAGTGCTGGGGGACCGGCGGCAGTGCCAGGGGCATGTGCCTGATCCCCAGGCGAGCCACAGGCAGGGGACTCCCTTCCCCTTGGGTTCATGTTTTCGCTTGGACCGGCGTGATGGAGCCGCTTCCCCCGCGGCGAGCTCAGCCCTCGAGGCTGATCCCATTAAAGTGTTAGCGGACGCGGTGGTCTCTTCCTGGCAGGGACAGCGCccgccagccccagccccctccccgccccgtCGCCTGCCCACATCCCGCTGCCGAAATTTCgcttctccatcctcctcccacGGCCCCCCGGGGGAGCAGAAACGAAACCCGCGGCCGCCCCTCGCCGGGCAGGGGCCAAACCGGGGGCTTGGGGACCGCAACTCCCGGTACCCCTCCCCGGTGGTCTCGGCCTCGTGGGCGCTgcaggggcggcggggccggggcggaAATGCCGGGGGGGAAGGGACGGGACGGGACCGCTCGTGGCTCAACGTGTTCCTGCCTGCGGTCGCTGCAGCGACGGCTCGGGGCTGTGGCTGCCGatcaggtgctgctgctgctgctggagcaccgCAGGGTCTCGGCCTCATCCAGTGGTGCTggccctggctgtccctgcctgcccgGGACTGGGAAtggaagggatggggagagcaaagccatgagcagccaaCAAGAGTCCCACTGGGGTTGGAGGGGGCTCAGGTTTGCTCCCAGGTCCCACCTCCCCCCGTGTGCAGGTGTCAGTCACCCCTCGGGTCACCAACTGGCCTCCTTCCTGTGCTCAGTGGTGAGGGAGCCACTCAAGGGAGCAGAAGTGGCCAAAgactgtccctgccctgccagtcTCAGTGTCCCCAtcttcccatccctgttccaCCTGGGCTCAGtatccccatccccacctccccATTCCTGCCATGGCCAGCCTCAATGTTCCTAtctctccatccccacccctgccctgacAGATTcagcatccccatccccacatcCCATTGCTATATCCCCATCCCCATATCCccatccccatgtccccaagttTGCGGCCTCCTCGAAGGCCCCTCTGGGGCGTCCATGTGGGGGTCTCCCAGCACAGTGTCCCACCTGcaccccagccccactgcctgTTTACATTCATACTGTGCTTGGGATATTTTCCATCTGGCTCctggcagctgcacagccctgaTCCCGCCGGGAATGTAAATGTTTACGGGTGAGTCAGCTGGGTGACTGACCCGCATCCGCTGGCCAGGGCTGGTTCCCAGGTGGGACACGCTGTCCGTGGTGATGCCAccctgctctgtcccactgTGTCCCCACGCAGGTGGGTACCAGGCCCTTGCCAGGCAGAACATCCACAGGAGACAAAGGGATGCTCCCATTATCCATCTCCACCCCGCAGTGGCTcatccagcccctgctcccactCCAGGTGAGGATGAGGCCGGTGTGTCCCGAGGAGGTGGGGGGATGTAGGTTGGAGAGGTtgttcctgctctcccagccctgcaccgactgctctggagcaggagccCAGCGAGGATAAACTTTCCTCCACcgctggagctgccaggagctgggaatcaCCCTATTTGGAATCGTCAGCAGGTCCTGTGGGGCTGCCACCGCCCAGCTCACGGCACAGGAATCTGCGGGAAGCCGGGGCGGTGTCACAGCAGGATCCTCAGGCAGCGGGAGGGCAGCGTGTGGTGGGTGGCACAGGGCCGTGGGTG
This window contains:
- the SELPLG gene encoding P-selectin glycoprotein ligand 1 codes for the protein MAPGRAVLVLLVVLVLLVVLVLSPPRVCGAALEPGPGQPRSGQWLWGAAGRALPLSRGKRDDGGQDLGATAATPGHSHAATALISSDQPEGGSVPPPAPGTNASLLWVPTTADPVDETDSPDPEPLLSSAPPAAAPGSSVSPLWALTVSTTADPVDETDSPNPDQLLSSAPPSPSTNASLNQALTVPATAAPMDETDSPDPDQLLGPGTSAAPQRSISTTPSWLTPPGKEGTVAGGTDSASSTGPPSTAPPALGSTTTGYRKVKKAGAPPAPTRSAPGDMTPTGTAVPWDPSGVMGKCLLAILLLGLVAATFLVSTGVLGALLWRRARTGHRRLSRTEMVCISSLLADAEAAAGPRPVPARRHKRLHDGSAEPDGDNLTLSSFLPEQS